AATTACTTTTAGTGCTTTAGATGAATATAAAAAACTTGTAGATAAAATTGTTAAAAATAAATATAAAATCTTTTTGTTAAATAATGCTAGATTTAAAAAACAAAAAAAGACAAACAAATAAAATATATTATTGTTTGTCTTTTTTATTGATTAATTGAATTTTTATAATTTTATGTACAATAATATTACTTATTAAAGCACTAATAATACTTATTAATAGAGCTAAAAGTAATTTATAAATTAATTCTCAATTAACTTGCGATAATGAAATCATTAAAGTAAAAACAGCACTTATTGGTATATTAATAGTAAAAGTTTTAATACTTATAAAATTAATTTTTATTAATATAATTTGAACAATAAAACTTATAATAAGCAAACTAAAAAAGATTATATATAATCAAATATACGATTTAAATATTGAAGACCCTAAATCATTAGAACCTAAAAAATATATTATTGCTTGAGGAATTATGCAAACAAAAGTTAAAAATAATCAATTATATAAAGCTAAATACTTTGATTTATTCATAATTTGCTTTTTTATTGTGCAACATTTGAACAAAATTATCTAATGTAGTATTAATTGTTTCTTCTTGATTATATTCACGATAAGAAATAGTATTAGTTTCTATTTCTTTTGCTCCTAAAATAATTTGATATTTAACTTTATTAATTTGTGCTTCACGAATTTTTTTATTTAATCTTTCTTCTCTATCATCTAATTTAACTCTAAAGTTATGAGCAAATAATTTTTCGTAAACATTTTGAGCATAAGTTAAATTTTGCTCTAAATTAACTGGAATAATACTTATTTGTCTTGGAGAAAGTCAAAATGGTAAAACTCCTTTAGTTTGCTCTAATAAAATAGCCACAAATCTTTCATATGTTCCAATTAAACCACGATGAATCATTACAGGTCTAACTAATTGATTATTGCTATCAACATACGTTAAGTCAAAATTCTTTGGTAATAAGAAATCTAATTGAATAGTCGATACAGTGATTTCATGCCCTAAAGCTGTATGAATTTGAATATCAATTTTAGGACCATAAAATGCTGCTTCACCTTCGATAATTTCATATTGAACATTTAAATCATCTAAAGCTTTTTTAAGAATAATTTCAGCATTATTTCACATTTTATCATCATCAAAATACTTATCTTTAGCGTTTTTATCTCTTAATGATAAAGAAATATAGCTAATTTCAATTTTAAAAATGTTTAAAGTTTCTGATATTAATTTAAACATTTTTTTAATTTCTTCTTCGATTTGATCTTCTCTAACAAATAAATGGCCTTCTGTTAATAACATTCCTCTTACACGTTCTAATCCTGTTAAAGCTCCAGATTTTTCATAACGATATAATTGACTTTGTTCTGACAATCTTATTGGCAAATCGCGGTAAGATTTTTTATTCATTTTATAGCAAAGAATATGATGAGGACAAGTCATAGGACGAGGTATTAAACGTTCTTTTTCTACTATTAAAGGACTAAACATATCATCTTTATAATGAGCTAAATGTCCACTTATTTTATATAATTCTTCATTCCCAAAATGTGGAGTTAATACTTCTGTAAAACCGTATTTACGATCCATTTTTAAAATTAAATTTTTAATTTCATTATGAATATACATTCCATTTTCTAATCAAATAGGAAATCCTTGACCACTTAAATAATCAAAAGCAAAAATATCTAAAGCTTTTCCTATTTTACGATGGTCTCTTTCTTTTCTTTCTTGTAAAATAGCTAAATAATTATCTAATTCTTCTTTAGTTTTTCATGCTGTTCCATAAATTCTAGTTAGTTGAATATTATCACTATTTCCTCTTCAATAAGCCCCG
Above is a window of Mycoplasma sp. 1018B DNA encoding:
- a CDS encoding MAG3450 family membrane protein — its product is MNKSKYLALYNWLFLTFVCIIPQAIIYFLGSNDLGSSIFKSYIWLYIIFFSLLIISFIVQIILIKINFISIKTFTINIPISAVFTLMISLSQVNWELIYKLLLALLISIISALISNIIVHKIIKIQLINKKDKQ
- the thrS gene encoding threonine--tRNA ligase, whose product is MKIKAEKNLNHTCSHLLAAAIEKLYPDTKLAFGPATDEGFYYDFEFSKPLSVEELSKIEKVMKKLASRNLVTIPFEEYQYSFDNKPYKKELYEELKSQGKNITFYALQDPLNKEIIFSDLCAGGHIENTKNLKHFKLLSLAGAYWRGNSDNIQLTRIYGTAWKTKEELDNYLAILQERKERDHRKIGKALDIFAFDYLSGQGFPIWLENGMYIHNEIKNLILKMDRKYGFTEVLTPHFGNEELYKISGHLAHYKDDMFSPLIVEKERLIPRPMTCPHHILCYKMNKKSYRDLPIRLSEQSQLYRYEKSGALTGLERVRGMLLTEGHLFVREDQIEEEIKKMFKLISETLNIFKIEISYISLSLRDKNAKDKYFDDDKMWNNAEIILKKALDDLNVQYEIIEGEAAFYGPKIDIQIHTALGHEITVSTIQLDFLLPKNFDLTYVDSNNQLVRPVMIHRGLIGTYERFVAILLEQTKGVLPFWLSPRQISIIPVNLEQNLTYAQNVYEKLFAHNFRVKLDDREERLNKKIREAQINKVKYQIILGAKEIETNTISYREYNQEETINTTLDNFVQMLHNKKANYE